The Macaca thibetana thibetana isolate TM-01 chromosome 5, ASM2454274v1, whole genome shotgun sequence genomic sequence ggaggagaggaggagaggagaagaggaaaagaaaaccctGAAGTATTGATGGTAGTTCATTGATGGTATGATGTTGGGTGAATACGTCCAAATGCTTTCATACACACTGGGCTTAATAGGGGAATCGGCTTATTCTGCATAACATCCACAATAATATTAGCCCCCATATAGCTGTTACTCAGATTCAACAGTTATCAAGATTTTCCTACATTGTCCTCGTCTGTCTAATTTTCTTCCTTAGCTATTAAAGTAATTCTCAAAAGtcatgtcattcatttcactcttTCATTTATTGGTATGCATCTCTAAAGTCTTGACATCGCCATAAGCCATTATCACATGTTACAAACTGTGAAGAAACATTCTCTGGTATATCTAATTTGGAACATCGCCTAAGTGTAGCAAAACTATTTTTGGTCAGAAATACCTCAGGGGAAGGGTACTCGTGAATGGAGAGGTATACATCTCCTCTGAAGGCAATTGTGTTTGCGCAATTTTCTTCTCATGGTCAAATTAactgaaggaaaaagagagaaacattaAGAGCATTTTTCAGAGGCTTAATTGTTGTTTAATCTAGACAATTCAAACATATTTTGGAGCCAAACTAGACTGTGGTTATTTGCAATTTGTTCAAAtgtgattataaaattaaaaatcaatgtgATGCATATACAAAAGGGGTGTTCCTAACAGTTAATGTTAATAGCAAGATCTTCTtttactcttatttatttttctattaacatCGTTAAGCAATATAGCAACATCTTAATAGTAATATCCTCCTCCTTTTACATGATTTTTTCCTAAATACTCCTAGATCTTTTTTTATGTAGTAAATTAATCACAAATATTTTGTAAGAACATTGTCCAAGCTACTCTGTATTTCCGAAAAGTATAAATGGTTTGAATACTGACTGCCATAAACAATGAGAAGGGATCAAGCTGCTTTCTCAGAGTTGCTGACTTggaactttttcttatttatgtaaaaGAACAGATCGGGGACATCATTTGAAATAAACTCACAGTGATCAAACTTCTAATTCACTAAAAAGCAAAGTCTGAATTTTTAACAAGTAATGCATCACTTTCTTTTCTAACTGAAGAAGTATATTATCAAGTGAATAATCTAACATATTTGGATGTAAATATTaccatctttttatttaaagttggGTTTGTGGTTTTCCTGAGTCAGAAAACtttaactttctaatttttttttcctgttcttttcttccttttttccttccctcttttctctctctctttctttctttctttttaacttaccAATTCTTTGAAATCTTAGCTATTTCAAAGAAAGGTTTTGAAGTAAATGTACATTAGA encodes the following:
- the APELA gene encoding apelin receptor early endogenous ligand → MKFQQFLFAFCIFIMSLLLISGHRPVNLTMRRKLRKHNCLQRRCIPLHSRVPFP